A region from the Cardiocondyla obscurior isolate alpha-2009 linkage group LG26, Cobs3.1, whole genome shotgun sequence genome encodes:
- the LOC139112052 gene encoding protein D2 isoform X3: MVLCTLTSRITSVVGTRLLSSMAQALQTHEVIPDVVDKVPAGVLNVTYPKNLTVEIGKVLTPTQVKDEPTVQWDGEANAFYTLCMTDPDAPSRKEPKFREWHHWLVGNIPGSDVSKGDTLSEYVGSGPPEGTGLHRYVFLLYKQPGKLTFSEKRLTNRSGDNRAKFSIKSFAAKYNLGDPIAGNMYQAEYDDYVPILYQQLGG, translated from the exons ATGGTTTTGTGCACTCTCACGTCGA GAATTACATCGGTAGTAGGAACACGATTGTTATCATCTATGGCTCAGGCTCTGCAAACTCACGAAGTTATCCCAGATGTTGTGGATAAGGTGCCAGCCGGTGTTCTAAATGTCACCTATCCTAAAAATCTCACTGTTGAGATTGGTAAGGTACTCACTCCGACCCAAGTCAAGGATGAGCCTACTGTTCAGTGGGATGGAGAAGCTAATGCTTTTTACACCTTGTGCATGACTG ATCCTGATGCTCCAAGCAGAAAAGAGCCCAAGTTTCGTGAATGGCACCATTGGCTGGTAGGCAATATTCCTGGATCAGATGTGTCTAAGGGAGATACTCTGTCCGAGTACGTGGGCTCTGGACCTCCAGAGGGTACTGGTTTGCATCGATACGTCTTTCTTTTGTATAAACAGCCTGGAAAACTGACTTTCAGCGAAAAGCGTTTAACCAATCGAAGTGGCGATAATCGCGCCAAGTTTTCTATAAAAAGTTTTGCTGCTAAATACAATCTCGGCGATCCAATCGCTGGTAATATGTATCAGGCAGAATATGACGATTATGTGCCGATTCTCTATCAGCAGCTTGGCGGTTAA
- the LOC139112052 gene encoding protein D2 isoform X1 — protein MTLRRRICAFLILCFGITSVVGTRLLSSMAQALQTHEVIPDVVDKVPAGVLNVTYPKNLTVEIGKVLTPTQVKDEPTVQWDGEANAFYTLCMTDPDAPSRKEPKFREWHHWLVGNIPGSDVSKGDTLSEYVGSGPPEGTGLHRYVFLLYKQPGKLTFSEKRLTNRSGDNRAKFSIKSFAAKYNLGDPIAGNMYQAEYDDYVPILYQQLGG, from the exons ATGACGCTACGTCGCAGAATCTGCGCCTTTCTGATCCTTTGTTTCG GAATTACATCGGTAGTAGGAACACGATTGTTATCATCTATGGCTCAGGCTCTGCAAACTCACGAAGTTATCCCAGATGTTGTGGATAAGGTGCCAGCCGGTGTTCTAAATGTCACCTATCCTAAAAATCTCACTGTTGAGATTGGTAAGGTACTCACTCCGACCCAAGTCAAGGATGAGCCTACTGTTCAGTGGGATGGAGAAGCTAATGCTTTTTACACCTTGTGCATGACTG ATCCTGATGCTCCAAGCAGAAAAGAGCCCAAGTTTCGTGAATGGCACCATTGGCTGGTAGGCAATATTCCTGGATCAGATGTGTCTAAGGGAGATACTCTGTCCGAGTACGTGGGCTCTGGACCTCCAGAGGGTACTGGTTTGCATCGATACGTCTTTCTTTTGTATAAACAGCCTGGAAAACTGACTTTCAGCGAAAAGCGTTTAACCAATCGAAGTGGCGATAATCGCGCCAAGTTTTCTATAAAAAGTTTTGCTGCTAAATACAATCTCGGCGATCCAATCGCTGGTAATATGTATCAGGCAGAATATGACGATTATGTGCCGATTCTCTATCAGCAGCTTGGCGGTTAA
- the LOC139112052 gene encoding protein D2 isoform X2: protein MAQALQTHEVIPDVVDKVPAGVLNVTYPKNLTVEIGKVLTPTQVKDEPTVQWDGEANAFYTLCMTDPDAPSRKEPKFREWHHWLVGNIPGSDVSKGDTLSEYVGSGPPEGTGLHRYVFLLYKQPGKLTFSEKRLTNRSGDNRAKFSIKSFAAKYNLGDPIAGNMYQAEYDDYVPILYQQLGG, encoded by the exons ATGGCTCAGGCTCTGCAAACTCACGAAGTTATCCCAGATGTTGTGGATAAGGTGCCAGCCGGTGTTCTAAATGTCACCTATCCTAAAAATCTCACTGTTGAGATTGGTAAGGTACTCACTCCGACCCAAGTCAAGGATGAGCCTACTGTTCAGTGGGATGGAGAAGCTAATGCTTTTTACACCTTGTGCATGACTG ATCCTGATGCTCCAAGCAGAAAAGAGCCCAAGTTTCGTGAATGGCACCATTGGCTGGTAGGCAATATTCCTGGATCAGATGTGTCTAAGGGAGATACTCTGTCCGAGTACGTGGGCTCTGGACCTCCAGAGGGTACTGGTTTGCATCGATACGTCTTTCTTTTGTATAAACAGCCTGGAAAACTGACTTTCAGCGAAAAGCGTTTAACCAATCGAAGTGGCGATAATCGCGCCAAGTTTTCTATAAAAAGTTTTGCTGCTAAATACAATCTCGGCGATCCAATCGCTGGTAATATGTATCAGGCAGAATATGACGATTATGTGCCGATTCTCTATCAGCAGCTTGGCGGTTAA